AGTAGTGGACAAGTATACACTAGAAATAAAAACACTTAGGCCTTACCCCTTTTTACCTAATTTAATGACCCATGGGTCTATAGCAGGGTTTGATCCTGAAGCAATAAGCAAAGGAGAAGTAGTTGGCACAGGGCCATTTAAATTTAAGGAAGAGGTCAAAGACCAGTATGTAATAGTTGAGCGCAACGATGAGTACTGGGGCGAAAAGCCCTACTTCAAACGAATTGTATTTAAACCAATACCAGATGCCAATACCCGGGTAATGGCTTTACAAAGAGGGGAGGTTGATGTAGTCCTTTATCCTCCTTACCCGCTTATTAACGAACTAAGGAAAGATTTTAACGTAGTTGTAGCTCCGCGTGGCTGTACAGCTATTCTTCTGTTTAATCACAATCGTCCTCAGATGCAAGACATCAACTTAAGAAAGGCGCTGTGTATGGCCTTCGAAAAAGATAAGATTGTAAGCAGAGTTTTTTATGGGACAGCCAGTCCGGCCAAGGCAATAGTACCACCTGAGGTCATATATTCTGCAGAAAATGAAATCCAAGGATGGTCTTATAATCCCAACGAGGCGAAAAGACTTATTGGAAAGGCTGGTTACCGGGAGACCGATAGGGGTTATGTCGATAAAAACGGTCAACCTTTGAAACTCAGGTTTACTTATTATGCCCCGGAAGAAGGCTATAAGGAACTTGCCGAAGCTATTGGTTCTTACTACAAGAAAATAGGCATAGAAACAGATATCGTAGGCTTGGACTCGAATGCTTACTACAAAGAAGTAATTGAGGAGGGGAATTTTGATATTTGTCTTGACCTGGTGGGTCTTTTCTGGGGTAGCCCCAGCACAATGCTTTACGACCAGCTTTACAGCAAAAGTGGTTTGATAGGTTATCACCGGCCGGAAGATGAAGAGATAGACCGGCTGTTAGAGGAAGGAATGGAGCTGGAAAGCAGGAAAGATCTTGCAGGAGCAGCAGAAAAGTATAAGGCAGCGCAAAAGAGAGCTTTAGAAGAACTGGTTGTTTCATGCCCTATAGCCTATCAGAAGCATATTGTTGTTTCAAAGAAAAATGTAAAAGGTCTTTCTCCTTTCCCAATGTATAGAATGTACTTTAACGGCGATGCTGAAAAAGAGCTGATAAAGGTAAGGTGGGAGGAATGATTTGCGATGATGAATTTCTGCAAGCTTTTGGTTTCCGAGGCTTGCAGTGATTAACAGTTGAGGGAGGAGGTGAAAAGGTATGGAGTGGACGCTTGAGCTGGAGGAGTTTGTGTTTGCAGGTTGCATGAGTAATCATGCAGGACAGTCGGGTTTCTGTGTTGGCGAATCTGCGGAAGAATAGCAAATTTTTGGTCAGGGTGGGGGTTTACCCCCACCCTGACCCGGATTTCAGTTTTACTGAAAAGGGAGCCTGATATTTTATGTATTTACCAAAAAGTCCCCTGGAATTGTCCATAGAGCTTACAACACGTTGTAATCTTGATTGTCCACACTGTCTAGCTGAAGCAAGCAAAGAAGGCAAGAGTATACCCTATGATAGAATACTATCACTCGTAGATGAAGCTCAGCTTATAGGCGTAAGGATATTGGATTTAGGAGGCGGTGAACCACTTCTTTACGATGGTTTTTTCGACTTATGCGAGTACATATTGTCGAAAGGGTTAAAGTTGTCTTTTGTTACAAACGGTTTGCTTATACCAACTAGGATTAATTCATTGCGGAGAATTTTAAAAAAATATGATGACTTGTTGGGAGTAGGGGTCAGTTTAGACGGCCCTTCACCAGAACTCCATGGTTATTTTCGGCCCAAAGAAACCTTTGATTCTGCAATTGAGGCAATTATTATGTTGCGTGAATCAGGCGCCAAAGTTTCTGTTTCATGTGTCCTAAATAAAGAAAATATCAAGGTAATTCCAGAATTTTTAAGTTTCCTTTCTGCACTTAATATTTCAGATGTAAGATTCCTACCATTTATGCCTTTAGGCAGAGGTGCTAAGTTTAAGAGCGAGGTTCTTTCTTCTAGAGCAATATATGATTTTCTTCAGCAAAAGCATTCATGGAACAAAATATTTAAAGGTAACATAGGCTTTCAAATGCCCTGGGAATTTCTTTTTCTTCCCCCTAAAAAACGCCAGGCTGGGCCATGTGAAGCAGGATACACGCGCCTTTGGATAAATTCCCATGGAGATGTAACGCCTTGCGCATATATGATAGACGTTATTATAGGCAATATCTATCATGATTCTATAAGCAAAATTTGGCATGACTCGTTTGTATTAAAGAAACTGCGCGACCCCACCTTGCTTAAAGGCCCCTGTGCCACCTGTGCTTACCGTGACGGCTGCCGGGGAGGCTGCCGGGGCCTAGCTTATTTTCTGGAGGGTGATTATTTATGTTCGGATCCTTACTGCCCGATTGTTGTCCAAGGCAAAGAGACACAGGCTTAATGCAGCGCCAGGAGGGGGACAGGCTTGTACTTTATCGGGGGCACCAGCTTTTTGTTTTAGGAAGCTATTCGGCAGAAATATGGCATTTATGTGACGGCCAGCACACAATAAAGGATATGGCTGAAATAGTAGTTAACAAATATAACGTTGCCAGGGAAAGAGCTATGGAAGAGATAACCGGTTTTCTTAATCAATTAATGGAAAAAAACCTAATTGTTATATAAAACGCCTCTTTGGAAAGAAGGTTAAACATGAGTTTAGGTCTTCATCTGGTAACTTTAGAAATCACCGGCAGGTGCAACCTATCCTGCAGCCACTGCTACCGGGGAAGTGAACTTCCAGAAGACTTTAGTGATTTTAATTTGCTTTTGGGCTACCTTGCTAAAGTAAAGCCACATTTCATTACTGTTTCCGGGGGAGAACCTTTGGTTTTGGAGAACATTTTTGAGTTAGCTAAAGAACTTAAAAAAGTGTGCCGGAAGCTTTTGCTTACTACCAACGGCACTTTAGTCCGGGAATTTCCGAGGGAATATTTTAAGATTTTTGACGAAGTACAGATAAGCTTAGACGGCGATGAATCAACTCACGATAAGATAAGAGGAAGAGGGGTTTTCGAAAAGGCGGTTAGCGCTGCCTGCTATTTGAAAGAAATTGTGCCGGTTTCTTTTCTCTGTACAGTAAATGCAGACAACCACCATAAGCTGGATGCCTTTGTCCAAATAGCCAAAGAAAATGGCGCTGTAGCCAAGATTGCCCGCATGTGCGGTTTTGGAAAAAATAACCTGGCTCCTTTAACTGACCCTTCTATTTGGAAAGACGTGTTGTTAAAAGCTTTTCACGCTGGCCTCCCCAACGATGACCCTTTAAATTTCTGGTTTAACGAAAAAAAGAAAAAATCTGTAAAACCCAACAAAATAGCCGGCGGCTGCACTGCCGGTATTGCCGGGGTGGCCATTTCACCTGAAATGGACGTTTACCCTTGTGTAAAGCTAAGGATTCCCGCTGGAAATCTTAAAAACCAAAGTTTAAGAGAAATCTGGCTAAATTCACCATTATTTATAACCTTGCGCAACTGGCATAACTTAAAAGGAAAATGCTCCGGCTGTGAATACATTAGCATCTGCCGGGGGTGCCGGGCCGATGCCTGGGCGCGCTCAAAGGATTACCTGGCCGCTGACCCCTTATGCTGGCTGGAAGGTGGGGGCCGGTGAAAGAATTCGCTTTAAGCCACCCCTTTATCCTTGCCCTGGCTTTAAACAATTACGACCCGTTCCTTAATCCAGGAAAAGTAGGCATTTTAAGCGAATCAGCTTACGACCAGGTCTTTGCTTACCTTAAGACAAACCCACCCCAGGGTGTGCTCGTTTTAACAGGCGGAGAGCCTTTTGTGGATTTGCGCTTAAAGGAAATTCTTTCCCTGGCGCGAAGCATGAGGTGGCCGGTTTCTGTAGATACCTGGGGCGGCTTTTTGGAGCAGCCTTCATCTTTAAATCTAATTCAGCAGATCCGCCTGCGTCTTTTTTCTTTAAATCCAGAAAAACATGATCAGATCGCAGGTGAAAAAGATAATTTTCAGAAAATAATGGTTTTTGCCCGCTGGCTGGCTGAAAATTATAACCAGGAGAAAATCCTGGTCTTCCCGGTTTGCCGGGAAAACACGGAAGAAATAGCTGATATTTTAAGCTGGTGCGCCAAACATAATTTTAAAGCCAATATTTTTATTGTTCCCCGGCACCATAAATATGCTCTCGAGTTTACGTCTTTCCAACAGATAATCAAAAAGCTGGGAAATTTACCCTTACGTGAGCTGATCATAGACATCCCCCTGTTAGGCCTGTCCGGCTTTCCCAACCTTTGCCCTGGGGGAAGGCTGGCCATGTTTATTGGCCCGGAAGGGGAAGTAAAACCCTGCCCCTACTTTCCCCTCCCGCTTAGCCACCTCAAAGAAGGCGTTTTAAAAGCCTGGGTTTGCTTGCAGGCAAAGCTTACGGAATTAAATAAAGGCTGTGCTTG
Above is a genomic segment from Bacillota bacterium containing:
- a CDS encoding radical SAM protein, with translation MSIELTTRCNLDCPHCLAEASKEGKSIPYDRILSLVDEAQLIGVRILDLGGGEPLLYDGFFDLCEYILSKGLKLSFVTNGLLIPTRINSLRRILKKYDDLLGVGVSLDGPSPELHGYFRPKETFDSAIEAIIMLRESGAKVSVSCVLNKENIKVIPEFLSFLSALNISDVRFLPFMPLGRGAKFKSEVLSSRAIYDFLQQKHSWNKIFKGNIGFQMPWEFLFLPPKKRQAGPCEAGYTRLWINSHGDVTPCAYMIDVIIGNIYHDSISKIWHDSFVLKKLRDPTLLKGPCATCAYRDGCRGGCRGLAYFLEGDYLCSDPYCPIVVQGKETQA
- a CDS encoding radical SAM protein — encoded protein: MSLGLHLVTLEITGRCNLSCSHCYRGSELPEDFSDFNLLLGYLAKVKPHFITVSGGEPLVLENIFELAKELKKVCRKLLLTTNGTLVREFPREYFKIFDEVQISLDGDESTHDKIRGRGVFEKAVSAACYLKEIVPVSFLCTVNADNHHKLDAFVQIAKENGAVAKIARMCGFGKNNLAPLTDPSIWKDVLLKAFHAGLPNDDPLNFWFNEKKKKSVKPNKIAGGCTAGIAGVAISPEMDVYPCVKLRIPAGNLKNQSLREIWLNSPLFITLRNWHNLKGKCSGCEYISICRGCRADAWARSKDYLAADPLCWLEGGGR
- a CDS encoding PqqD family protein, producing the protein MQRQEGDRLVLYRGHQLFVLGSYSAEIWHLCDGQHTIKDMAEIVVNKYNVARERAMEEITGFLNQLMEKNLIVI
- a CDS encoding radical SAM protein, which gives rise to MKEFALSHPFILALALNNYDPFLNPGKVGILSESAYDQVFAYLKTNPPQGVLVLTGGEPFVDLRLKEILSLARSMRWPVSVDTWGGFLEQPSSLNLIQQIRLRLFSLNPEKHDQIAGEKDNFQKIMVFARWLAENYNQEKILVFPVCRENTEEIADILSWCAKHNFKANIFIVPRHHKYALEFTSFQQIIKKLGNLPLRELIIDIPLLGLSGFPNLCPGGRLAMFIGPEGEVKPCPYFPLPLSHLKEGVLKAWVCLQAKLTELNKGCACCRYFSLCGGGCLANKTGAGKDYYCPLQ